One Helicobacter cetorum MIT 00-7128 DNA window includes the following coding sequences:
- the hypD gene encoding hydrogenase formation protein HypD → MSVSHFITPFRDKQTILALVSEIKKLALKLPKKLVIMEVCGGHTHTLMKYGLTDLMPKNLEFVHGPGCPVCVMPKARIDEAYELACIKDSILLTLGDMMKVPGSYKSLLKAREEGLDTRFLYSPMQALEIARENPDKKVIYFAIGFETTTPMSASVLLNAKKEKLNNLFFHINHVLVPPSVSAILEDRECQINALLAPSHVSVISGSKIYQPLVERFKLPIVVSGFEPVDVLESVLMLVKQALNKEAQLETQYKRVVTFEGNLKAQSLVNECMEVREEFEWRGLGKIKHSALKLKEKYASYDAEIIFSQYLSHKTPKENKACKCGEILKGIAKPLDCSLFAKVCTPQNPIGSCMVSSEGACSAYYRYKRS, encoded by the coding sequence ATGAGTGTTAGTCATTTTATCACACCCTTTAGAGACAAGCAAACTATCCTAGCTCTTGTTAGTGAGATAAAAAAACTAGCTTTAAAACTCCCTAAAAAATTAGTCATTATGGAAGTATGTGGAGGGCATACGCATACGCTGATGAAATACGGGCTTACTGATTTAATGCCTAAGAATTTGGAGTTTGTGCATGGGCCGGGTTGTCCGGTATGCGTGATGCCAAAAGCACGCATTGATGAGGCCTATGAGCTTGCTTGTATCAAAGATAGTATTTTACTCACTTTGGGGGATATGATGAAAGTTCCTGGAAGTTATAAAAGCTTGCTTAAAGCAAGAGAAGAAGGCCTAGACACCCGCTTTTTGTATTCACCCATGCAAGCCTTAGAAATCGCTAGAGAAAACCCCGATAAAAAAGTCATTTATTTTGCTATCGGTTTTGAAACCACAACGCCTATGAGTGCTAGCGTCTTGCTCAACGCCAAAAAAGAAAAGCTTAACAACCTTTTTTTCCACATTAACCATGTTTTAGTGCCCCCAAGCGTGAGTGCGATTTTAGAAGATAGAGAGTGTCAAATTAACGCTCTTTTAGCTCCAAGTCATGTGAGCGTGATTAGTGGTTCTAAGATTTATCAGCCCTTAGTGGAGCGTTTTAAACTACCGATTGTGGTGAGTGGCTTTGAACCCGTTGATGTGCTAGAAAGCGTGCTTATGCTAGTCAAACAAGCTCTAAACAAAGAAGCCCAATTAGAGACACAATACAAGCGAGTGGTTACTTTTGAAGGGAATTTAAAGGCACAAAGTTTAGTCAATGAGTGCATGGAAGTAAGAGAAGAGTTTGAATGGCGTGGCTTAGGAAAAATTAAGCATTCTGCCTTAAAACTCAAAGAAAAATACGCTTCTTACGACGCTGAAATAATATTTAGCCAATATCTAAGCCACAAGACCCCCAAAGAAAATAAGGCTTGTAAGTGCGGAGAGATTTTAAAAGGTATTGCTAAGCCTTTAGATTGTTCTTTATTTGCTAAAGTCTGCACCCCACAAAATCCTATCGGAAGTTGTATGGTGAGCTCTGAAGGGGCATGCTCGGCGTATTATCGTTATAAGCGTTCTTAA
- a CDS encoding HypC/HybG/HupF family hydrogenase formation chaperone — translation MCLAIPSKVVAICDNVATLETLGVQREASLDLMGEPVNVGDYVLLHIGYVMSKIDEKEALESIELYQEMIAKMDNNEC, via the coding sequence ATGTGTTTAGCCATTCCTTCTAAGGTGGTAGCCATTTGTGATAATGTGGCTACTTTAGAGACTTTGGGCGTCCAAAGAGAGGCGAGCCTTGATTTAATGGGTGAGCCTGTGAATGTGGGCGATTATGTGCTATTACATATTGGCTATGTGATGAGCAAGATTGATGAAAAAGAGGCCTTAGAATCTATTGAGTTATACCAAGAAATGATAGCCAAAATGGATAATAATGAGTGTTAG
- the hypB gene encoding hydrogenase nickel incorporation protein HypB, producing MSEQRKESLQNNPNLSKKDVQIVEKILSKNDIKAAEMKERYLKEGLYVLNFMSSPGSGKTTMLENLADFKDFKFCVVEGDLQTNRDADRLRKKGVSAHQITTGEACHLEAAMIEGAFDLLKNEGALEKSDFLIIENVGNLVCPSSYNLGAAMNIVLLSVPEGDDKVLKYPTMFMCADAVIISKADMIEVFNFRVSQVEEDMQKLKPNVPIFLMSSKDPKSLENFKNFLLEKKRENYQSTHSF from the coding sequence ATGAGCGAACAACGAAAAGAATCTTTGCAAAATAACCCTAATTTGAGCAAGAAAGATGTTCAAATTGTTGAAAAGATTTTAAGCAAGAATGACATCAAAGCCGCTGAAATGAAAGAGCGTTATTTAAAAGAGGGGCTTTATGTTTTAAATTTTATGAGTTCACCTGGTAGTGGTAAAACCACCATGCTAGAAAACTTAGCAGATTTCAAAGACTTTAAGTTTTGTGTGGTAGAGGGCGATTTGCAGACTAATAGAGATGCGGACAGATTGCGTAAAAAAGGCGTGAGCGCTCATCAAATCACTACCGGTGAAGCGTGCCATTTAGAAGCTGCAATGATTGAAGGGGCGTTTGATTTACTAAAAAATGAGGGAGCGTTAGAAAAAAGCGACTTTTTAATCATTGAAAATGTGGGGAATTTGGTTTGCCCATCAAGCTATAATTTAGGGGCGGCTATGAATATTGTCTTACTCTCAGTGCCAGAGGGTGATGATAAAGTGTTAAAATACCCTACGATGTTTATGTGTGCGGATGCAGTCATCATTAGCAAGGCGGATATGATTGAGGTGTTTAATTTCAGAGTGTCTCAAGTAGAAGAAGATATGCAAAAATTAAAGCCTAATGTGCCTATTTTTCTGATGAGTTCCAAAGACCCTAAAAGTTTAGAAAATTTTAAAAATTTCCTTTTAGAAAAAAAGCGTGAAAATTATCAATCCACGCATTCATTTTAA
- a CDS encoding acetate kinase, with translation MQILVLNLGSSSIKFKLFDMKEKQPIASGLIERIGEKIGQVRIKTHLPNNEQDVKEQHVIEDHASGLYMVQESLIKLGVVSNFDKIDAIGHRVVQGGDKFCAPVLINKQVMHDIDELSILAPLHNPVHLEGMKFIQIAHPHIPQVAVFDTAFHSTMPSFAYMYALPYELYEKYKIRRYGAHGTSHHYVAKEAAKHLKIAYDKFNAITLHLGNGSSATAIKGGKSVDTSMGLTPLEGLIMGTRCGDIDPTVVEYVAQCTNKSLKEVIKMLNYESGLKGICGDNDARNVETRIEEGDKQAKLALDMCAYRIKKYVGSYMAVLGRVDAIIFTGGMGENYSDLREKVCEGLEPYGIKMDKNINNKPGSGLVDLSASNSQVKILRVPTDEELEIAIQTKEVMEKQK, from the coding sequence ATGCAAATTTTAGTATTGAATTTAGGTAGTTCATCAATTAAGTTTAAATTGTTTGATATGAAAGAGAAACAACCTATAGCAAGTGGGTTGATAGAGAGAATTGGTGAAAAGATTGGTCAAGTGCGCATTAAAACTCATTTGCCTAACAACGAGCAAGATGTAAAAGAACAACATGTTATTGAAGACCATGCTAGTGGGCTTTATATGGTGCAAGAGAGTTTAATCAAGCTGGGTGTTGTGAGTAATTTTGATAAGATTGATGCCATTGGGCATCGTGTGGTTCAAGGCGGAGATAAATTCTGTGCGCCAGTGCTTATCAATAAGCAAGTTATGCATGATATTGATGAACTTTCTATTTTAGCACCTTTGCATAATCCAGTGCATTTAGAGGGCATGAAATTTATTCAAATCGCTCACCCACATATTCCGCAAGTGGCTGTTTTTGACACCGCATTTCATAGCACTATGCCTAGCTTTGCTTACATGTATGCGTTACCTTATGAATTATATGAGAAATATAAAATCCGTCGTTATGGTGCACATGGGACATCACACCACTATGTGGCTAAAGAGGCAGCTAAGCATTTAAAGATTGCTTATGATAAGTTCAACGCTATCACTTTACACTTAGGTAATGGCTCTAGCGCAACTGCAATTAAGGGAGGTAAGAGCGTGGATACCTCTATGGGGCTTACTCCATTAGAGGGCTTGATTATGGGAACAAGATGTGGGGATATTGACCCAACAGTTGTTGAATATGTGGCTCAATGCACCAACAAGAGCTTAAAAGAGGTGATAAAAATGCTTAATTATGAGAGCGGTTTGAAGGGAATTTGTGGGGACAATGACGCAAGAAATGTTGAAACTCGCATTGAAGAGGGTGATAAACAAGCAAAGCTTGCGCTTGATATGTGTGCTTATAGGATTAAAAAATATGTTGGTTCTTATATGGCAGTGCTTGGGAGAGTTGATGCGATTATCTTTACAGGAGGCATGGGTGAAAACTATTCAGACTTGCGTGAAAAGGTTTGTGAGGGCTTAGAGCCTTATGGTATTAAGATGGATAAAAATATCAATAATAAGCCCGGTTCAGGACTTGTAGATTTAAGCGCATCAAATAGTCAAGTTAAAATCTTGCGTGTGCCTACAGATGAAGAGCTAGAAATTGCTATTCAGACCAAAGAAGTTATGGAAAAACAAAAATAA
- the pta gene encoding phosphate acetyltransferase yields MQSLWIYPESLDGLNIACKALVKVLEPHYKKIALFSPIDGGCERLGDLNLLSAINKQEALELISKNDELRLHKIVLKRYLELTKTYDFILCLGYVPKFFLNALIDLNITLSKHLNAPILGVVQSEGCNQLALERLEAMRYSALNKGAVFETGLVISDEEFKETLPFKIANISKDNHQGLSLEFLQSVKSSVVTPLFFQNSLEMRAKAQIKKVVLPESEDGRILKATHYLINQGVVELILLGNAQRIYEQAKSLGLDLGKVEIIDPSTSSYRDEFANSLYELRKSKGMSLDEAKELVQNRTYFATMLVHLGYADAMVSGAIHTTADTIRPALQIIKTKPNASLVSSVFFMCLDTQVLVFGDCAINPNPNAKELAQIAITSAETAKQFGIEPKVAMLSYSTGSSGKGEMVDKVKEALELAKEHAKDFHIDGPLQFDASIDMSVAKQKMPHSEVAGQANVFIFPDLNAGNIGYKAVQRSAKAIAIGPVLQGLNKPINDLSRGCLVEDVINTVLISAIQAQSK; encoded by the coding sequence ATGCAAAGTTTATGGATTTATCCAGAGAGTTTAGATGGGCTAAACATCGCTTGCAAGGCGCTTGTGAAAGTTTTAGAACCACATTATAAAAAAATTGCTTTATTTTCACCCATAGATGGAGGGTGTGAGCGTTTAGGGGATTTAAATCTGTTAAGCGCTATCAATAAGCAAGAGGCTTTAGAGCTTATAAGCAAGAATGATGAATTGCGTCTGCATAAGATTGTTTTAAAGCGCTATTTAGAGCTTACCAAAACTTATGATTTTATCTTATGTCTGGGGTATGTTCCAAAGTTCTTTTTAAATGCTCTTATTGATTTAAACATTACCCTTTCTAAGCATTTGAATGCGCCTATTTTAGGCGTGGTGCAATCAGAGGGTTGCAATCAATTAGCACTTGAAAGGCTTGAGGCTATGCGCTATAGTGCTTTAAACAAGGGTGCAGTTTTTGAAACGGGGCTTGTTATTAGCGATGAAGAATTTAAAGAGACATTGCCATTTAAAATAGCAAATATTTCTAAAGATAATCATCAAGGGCTTTCTTTAGAATTTTTACAATCTGTAAAAAGTTCTGTTGTAACGCCCTTATTCTTTCAAAATAGCTTAGAGATGAGAGCTAAAGCACAAATTAAAAAGGTTGTTTTGCCAGAGAGTGAAGATGGGCGCATTTTAAAAGCAACGCATTATCTTATCAATCAAGGCGTTGTGGAATTGATTCTTTTAGGAAATGCGCAAAGAATTTATGAACAAGCTAAAAGTTTAGGTTTAGATTTAGGAAAAGTAGAAATCATAGACCCTAGCACTTCTAGCTATAGAGATGAATTTGCCAATAGCCTTTATGAATTAAGAAAATCAAAGGGCATGAGTTTAGATGAGGCTAAAGAGCTAGTGCAAAATAGAACTTATTTTGCAACTATGCTTGTGCATTTAGGCTATGCAGATGCCATGGTTTCTGGAGCGATTCACACCACCGCTGATACCATTAGACCAGCTCTTCAAATTATCAAAACTAAGCCTAATGCAAGCCTTGTTTCAAGCGTATTTTTTATGTGTTTAGATACTCAAGTGTTGGTATTTGGAGATTGTGCAATCAATCCTAATCCTAATGCTAAAGAGTTGGCTCAAATTGCTATTACTTCAGCAGAGACTGCTAAGCAATTTGGCATTGAGCCTAAGGTTGCTATGCTTTCTTATTCTACAGGTAGTTCTGGTAAGGGCGAAATGGTAGATAAAGTTAAAGAGGCTTTAGAGTTGGCTAAAGAGCATGCTAAAGACTTTCATATTGATGGGCCTTTGCAATTTGACGCCTCCATTGATATGAGTGTGGCTAAGCAAAAAATGCCACATAGTGAAGTGGCTGGACAAGCTAATGTTTTTATCTTCCCTGATTTGAATGCGGGAAATATTGGTTATAAGGCGGTTCAAAGAAGTGCCAAAGCCATTGCTATAGGTCCGGTTCTACAAGGTTTGAATAAGCCTATTAATGATTTAAGCCGAGGGTGTTTAGTAGAAGATGTGATTAACACCGTGTTAATTAGTGCGATTCAAGCACAAAGCAAATAA
- a CDS encoding flagellar hook-length control protein FliK, translating into MPSNINHTKSHQVPTKAIATPTKDPKDLVSSKTSSDNFKNLLNQKISKNTHKDALNNPSSLHKTPLSAPLETTKSTSIKTEPTKNAPKSPLTKSTNTSNLKQTTPQAPLADEVKTSSKTPLEEPKKSNIPTLKDLLSPNQALSNEPQNKQANTKHNEEQPNKSSQSINIPTTLPLHQKPTNNIPLSTQKAKETPTNPLNTLSNTHNLNTPTSTFKTLKDVDTLAKEHQIKASNLHLSTKQESPKEPQTLSTAQKLAPHIPNSTPKLSPSNPNQVQNKEASLSSALQAINSKTTTNTPNPKIPSSTKTPLETNDNPPSLKPKNTPTLNESLQTSIVKKAKMPKNAKKSKKKSMTLSQKETKVSKKSTSNLALLNTPKTPLLTPMPPLLNSSNANKTMNMPLKDVFKEEEKTSTIESKEKPQETNNTIQNTQPTPISENKSVAPKETIRYFAQQLKQEIQEYKPPMTKISMDLFPKELGRLEVSIQKVGKNLKVSVISHSNNLQTFLDNQQELKNSLSALGFEGIDLSFSQNHSEQQQPNQQEQDPTFLNQQKNASKTYQENHVEEKDTIAPISMQISLYA; encoded by the coding sequence ATGCCAAGTAATATCAATCATACTAAGAGTCATCAAGTCCCCACCAAAGCCATAGCAACACCCACAAAAGACCCAAAAGATCTTGTTAGCTCAAAAACTTCCTCTGATAATTTTAAGAATCTCTTAAATCAAAAAATCTCTAAAAACACTCACAAAGATGCCTTAAACAATCCTAGCTCTTTACACAAAACTCCCTTAAGCGCACCACTAGAAACAACCAAATCAACTTCTATAAAAACAGAACCAACAAAAAATGCCCCTAAAAGTCCTTTAACAAAATCTACCAACACCTCTAATTTAAAACAAACAACCCCACAAGCACCTCTAGCAGATGAAGTAAAAACCTCATCAAAAACTCCATTAGAAGAGCCTAAAAAATCAAATATTCCAACCCTAAAAGACCTTTTAAGCCCTAATCAAGCACTCTCAAATGAGCCTCAAAACAAGCAAGCTAACACTAAACATAATGAAGAACAGCCAAACAAATCTTCTCAATCTATAAATATTCCTACCACCTTACCCTTACATCAAAAACCTACCAATAATATTCCCCTTAGCACTCAAAAAGCTAAAGAAACCCCTACTAACCCCCTTAATACCTTATCAAATACACATAACTTAAACACCCCTACTAGCACTTTTAAAACCCTCAAAGATGTTGACACACTCGCTAAAGAACATCAAATAAAAGCGAGCAATTTACACTTAAGCACCAAACAAGAATCCCCTAAAGAACCTCAAACTCTAAGCACCGCCCAAAAACTTGCTCCACATATTCCAAATTCTACACCCAAGCTTTCCCCTAGCAATCCTAACCAAGTCCAAAATAAAGAGGCAAGTCTCTCTAGTGCTTTGCAAGCTATTAATTCTAAAACTACTACCAATACACCAAATCCTAAAATCCCAAGTAGCACAAAAACGCCTTTAGAAACAAATGATAATCCCCCTTCATTAAAACCTAAGAATACCCCTACTTTAAATGAAAGCTTACAAACTAGCATAGTTAAAAAAGCCAAAATGCCAAAAAATGCCAAAAAGAGCAAAAAGAAATCAATGACTTTATCTCAAAAAGAAACCAAAGTTTCTAAAAAAAGCACTTCTAATTTAGCCCTATTAAATACCCCAAAAACTCCTCTTTTAACCCCAATGCCACCCTTATTAAATAGTTCTAACGCTAATAAAACTATGAATATGCCTTTAAAAGATGTTTTTAAAGAAGAAGAAAAAACTTCCACTATTGAAAGCAAAGAAAAACCACAAGAAACCAATAACACCATTCAAAACACTCAGCCAACCCCTATAAGTGAAAATAAAAGCGTTGCCCCTAAAGAAACTATTAGATATTTTGCCCAACAACTAAAGCAAGAAATCCAAGAATACAAACCCCCTATGACTAAAATCTCTATGGATTTATTCCCTAAAGAATTAGGCAGGCTTGAAGTGAGCATTCAAAAGGTAGGTAAAAATCTTAAAGTGAGTGTCATCTCTCATAGCAATAACCTACAAACTTTCCTAGACAACCAACAAGAGCTTAAAAATAGTTTGAGTGCTTTAGGTTTTGAAGGAATAGATTTAAGCTTTTCACAAAACCATTCAGAGCAACAACAACCAAACCAACAAGAGCAAGACCCCACTTTTTTAAACCAACAAAAAAATGCGTCTAAGACCTATCAAGAAAATCATGTTGAAGAAAAAGATACTATTGCTCCTATAAGCATGCAAATAAGTCTTTACGCATGA
- a CDS encoding flagellar hook protein FlgE, with product MNDTLLNAYSGIKTHQFGIDSLSNNIANINTLGYRSNEPEFKSLFSSHLDALNAKSVMANDKNYGVTGSGNALSNKDGEYMPSEGEFHMAYQGKGWFVIGSNKNGEMTINKDGYTKKQDNFLTRAGNFARDADGYLVTPEGYYVYGVDLHKIKDGTLNVTSRDDDIEKLHGKTLSPLNIPQDLTYQPVLSTKVDISVNLNPKDHVKGAEEFFLDKEGKVIEKRFLNQDVNALANNDDEPLDAITHRKLDISIKKDDGTTENFSFLYGDAEGVENQFKTLGDLKKLLKEKTGLDLNLIKSDTDLKKSPLLLEIANPSDKPVMFSIHGGIADKLGLSANEMELKKGIARDSVAIRIPYYSTSVDIYDKAGDKYLLQSEYFMTNSNDPASSPKSKLKNQTWEVNSYIVDSREKDPIDSQTTWETISFDSETNKMQAKPITLDFKGNKLTYSLDKSESHASSDLSYQDSKLLEVSQDGKPKGIFKDMRIEENGVISLAFSNGAVEPVARVGILAFTNDQGLRKVGGNVYEMEEGTVNGQNRPLSGNPILGWDEDGKLKFGKIRHKYLETSNVNAGNALTNLILMQRGYSMNAKAFSTGDDLIKEAISLKK from the coding sequence ATGAATGATACACTTTTAAACGCATACAGCGGAATTAAAACCCATCAATTTGGAATTGATAGCCTATCTAACAATATCGCTAACATTAACACCTTGGGCTATCGCTCCAATGAGCCTGAATTTAAGAGTTTGTTTTCTTCGCATTTAGATGCTTTGAATGCCAAATCAGTTATGGCAAACGACAAGAATTATGGCGTTACGGGTTCAGGTAATGCCCTTTCTAATAAAGATGGCGAATACATGCCAAGTGAAGGAGAGTTTCACATGGCATATCAAGGTAAAGGCTGGTTTGTGATAGGCTCTAATAAAAATGGCGAAATGACTATCAATAAAGACGGCTATACCAAAAAACAAGATAATTTTCTCACTCGTGCCGGAAACTTCGCTAGAGATGCTGATGGTTATTTGGTAACCCCTGAGGGCTACTATGTTTATGGCGTGGATTTACACAAAATAAAAGATGGCACTCTTAATGTTACCTCCAGAGATGATGATATTGAAAAATTACATGGTAAAACGCTCTCGCCTTTAAATATTCCTCAAGATTTAACCTACCAACCCGTTCTTAGCACTAAAGTGGATATTAGCGTGAATCTAAACCCCAAAGACCATGTTAAAGGTGCTGAGGAATTTTTCCTAGATAAAGAAGGTAAGGTTATAGAAAAACGCTTTTTAAATCAAGATGTTAATGCCCTAGCCAATAATGATGATGAACCTCTTGATGCTATCACGCATCGCAAATTAGATATTAGCATTAAAAAAGATGATGGCACAACAGAAAACTTCAGCTTTTTATATGGTGATGCAGAGGGGGTAGAAAATCAATTTAAGACCTTAGGCGATTTAAAAAAACTTCTCAAAGAAAAAACCGGACTTGATTTAAACCTCATCAAAAGTGATACTGACTTGAAAAAATCTCCCCTTTTATTAGAAATCGCCAACCCCAGTGATAAACCCGTAATGTTTAGCATTCATGGAGGGATTGCAGATAAATTAGGCTTGAGTGCTAATGAAATGGAATTAAAAAAGGGTATTGCAAGAGATTCTGTAGCCATTAGAATCCCATACTACAGCACTTCGGTAGATATTTATGATAAAGCAGGTGATAAATATTTGCTCCAAAGCGAATATTTTATGACTAATTCTAATGACCCCGCATCAAGCCCTAAAAGCAAGCTTAAAAATCAAACTTGGGAAGTCAATAGTTATATTGTAGATAGCAGAGAAAAAGACCCCATTGATAGCCAAACCACTTGGGAGACTATCTCATTTGATTCAGAAACCAACAAAATGCAAGCCAAACCTATCACTTTGGATTTTAAGGGCAATAAACTTACCTATTCTTTAGATAAAAGCGAAAGCCATGCTTCTAGCGATTTATCCTATCAAGACTCTAAGCTTTTAGAAGTGAGTCAAGATGGCAAGCCTAAGGGGATTTTTAAAGATATGCGCATAGAGGAAAATGGTGTAATTTCTTTAGCCTTTAGCAATGGCGCAGTAGAACCCGTAGCTCGTGTGGGGATTTTAGCTTTTACTAATGACCAAGGGTTAAGAAAAGTGGGTGGGAATGTCTATGAAATGGAAGAAGGCACTGTAAATGGGCAAAACAGACCCCTAAGCGGTAATCCTATTTTAGGATGGGATGAAGATGGCAAGCTCAAATTTGGAAAAATCAGACATAAATATTTAGAAACAAGCAATGTGAATGCCGGAAATGCCCTAACAAATTTAATCTTAATGCAAAGGGGTTATTCTATGAATGCCAAAGCTTTTAGCACCGGCGATGATTTGATTAAGGAAGCTATTAGTTTGAAAAAATAA
- a CDS encoding Eco57I restriction-modification methylase domain-containing protein translates to MKSFLNNLDIKTLGQIFTPKNIVDFMLSLRQNQGSVLEPSVGNGSFFKCLKNAIGIEIDSKVCPKNALCMDFFDYSLDNQFDTIIGNPPYVKHKDILKSTKEKLDYTLFDERSNLYLFFIEKTIKHLKPKGELIFITPRDFLKSTSSVKLNEFIYEEGTITHFFELGDKKIFHNAVPNCVIFRFCKNDFSRITNNHLQFVCEKGILYFLNQSYTQKLSEIFKIKVGAVSGCDKIFKNKEHGNVEFVTSITKKTNTLEKMVFMDKPNAYLLQHKESLMKRKIRKFNENNWFEWGRKHHISKEKRLYVNTKTRQKNPFFIHKCPNYDGSILALFPHNQSLDLQTLCDKLNAINWQELGFVCDGRFLFSQRSLENALLPKDFLKIG, encoded by the coding sequence TTGAAAAGCTTTTTGAATAATTTAGACATTAAAACCTTAGGGCAAATTTTCACTCCCAAAAACATTGTGGATTTTATGCTTAGCCTGAGACAAAATCAAGGGAGTGTCTTAGAGCCAAGCGTGGGTAATGGGAGTTTTTTTAAGTGCCTAAAAAATGCCATAGGCATTGAAATAGATTCTAAAGTTTGTCCTAAAAACGCCCTATGCATGGACTTTTTTGACTATTCTTTAGACAATCAATTTGACACCATTATTGGTAATCCGCCCTATGTCAAGCACAAGGATATTTTAAAAAGCACCAAAGAAAAACTAGACTACACTCTTTTTGATGAACGCAGTAATTTATACTTGTTTTTTATAGAAAAAACCATTAAGCATTTAAAACCTAAAGGCGAACTGATTTTCATCACTCCAAGAGATTTTTTGAAATCCACCTCTAGCGTAAAATTAAACGAATTTATCTACGAAGAAGGCACGATAACGCATTTTTTTGAACTAGGTGATAAAAAGATTTTTCACAACGCTGTGCCTAATTGCGTGATTTTTCGTTTTTGTAAGAATGATTTCAGTAGAATCACAAACAATCATTTGCAATTTGTATGCGAAAAAGGTATTTTGTATTTTCTAAATCAATCCTATACACAAAAATTAAGCGAGATTTTTAAAATCAAAGTGGGTGCGGTGAGTGGGTGCGATAAAATTTTTAAAAACAAAGAACATGGTAATGTGGAGTTTGTTACTTCTATCACCAAAAAAACAAACACCTTAGAAAAAATGGTTTTTATGGATAAACCTAATGCGTATTTATTGCAACATAAAGAAAGCTTGATGAAGAGAAAAATTAGAAAATTCAATGAAAATAATTGGTTTGAATGGGGCAGAAAACACCATATCTCTAAAGAAAAACGCCTTTATGTAAACACCAAAACACGCCAAAAAAATCCCTTTTTTATCCACAAATGCCCTAATTATGACGGCTCCATTCTCGCCCTATTCCCCCATAATCAAAGCTTGGATTTACAAACACTCTGTGATAAACTCAATGCAATCAATTGGCAGGAATTAGGCTTTGTGTGTGATGGGCGCTTTTTGTTTTCGCAACGCTCTTTAGAAAACGCTCTTTTGCCTAAAGATTTTTTAAAAATAGGATAA